A stretch of Flexivirga aerilata DNA encodes these proteins:
- a CDS encoding AarF/UbiB family protein, with protein MSDLPRKTVVRAAQLATLPIGFGARAAVGLGKRVGGRPAEAVTAELQAQTAQQLFKVLGSLKGGAMKFGQSLSMFEAALPEDLAAPYRGMLTKLQDTAPPMPAKSLHATLRAELGTRWRSKFTEFEETPRAAASIGQVHHASWRDGREVAVKVQYPGAAEALLSDLNQLSRVARMSTGWIPGLEVAPILEELKGRMAEETDYRLEAAMQEQFAEAYADDPHFFVPQVVTATDKVIVGEWLEGKPLSEIIASGTPEERDLAAGRYFEFLVGGPERAGLLHADPHPGNFRLLPDGRLGVLDFGAVNRLPDGLPPAMGELITAAVRGDADGLLEGLRDEGFVKPSIDVDADDVLDYLGIFLKPLRSNDFHFDRDWLRGIFNYLNDPRNATFTVGLRLNLPPSYVLIHRAWLGGIAVLCQIGGTVPAREIFDANVPGSDLPAL; from the coding sequence GTGAGTGATCTGCCGCGCAAGACCGTCGTCCGTGCTGCCCAGCTGGCGACGCTGCCGATCGGCTTCGGTGCCCGCGCCGCCGTCGGGCTCGGCAAGCGGGTCGGCGGCCGGCCGGCCGAGGCGGTCACCGCGGAGCTGCAGGCCCAGACCGCCCAGCAGTTGTTCAAGGTGCTCGGCAGCCTCAAGGGCGGCGCGATGAAGTTCGGGCAGTCGCTGTCGATGTTCGAGGCCGCACTGCCCGAGGATCTGGCTGCGCCATACCGGGGCATGCTGACCAAGCTGCAGGACACCGCTCCCCCGATGCCCGCCAAGTCCCTGCACGCCACCCTGCGCGCCGAGCTCGGCACCCGGTGGCGCTCGAAATTCACCGAATTCGAGGAGACCCCGCGCGCGGCGGCGTCGATCGGTCAGGTCCACCACGCCTCCTGGCGGGACGGGCGCGAGGTCGCGGTCAAGGTGCAATACCCGGGTGCGGCGGAGGCGCTGCTGTCCGATCTCAACCAGCTGTCCCGCGTCGCGCGGATGAGCACCGGCTGGATCCCCGGCCTCGAGGTCGCGCCGATCCTGGAGGAGCTCAAGGGCCGGATGGCCGAGGAGACCGACTACCGGCTCGAGGCGGCGATGCAGGAGCAGTTCGCCGAGGCCTATGCGGACGACCCGCACTTCTTCGTGCCGCAGGTGGTGACCGCCACCGACAAGGTGATCGTCGGCGAATGGCTCGAGGGCAAGCCGTTGTCGGAGATCATCGCGAGCGGCACGCCGGAGGAGCGTGACCTGGCGGCCGGCCGGTACTTCGAGTTCCTGGTCGGCGGACCCGAGCGTGCCGGCCTGCTGCACGCCGACCCGCACCCCGGCAATTTCCGTCTCCTGCCGGACGGCCGCCTGGGCGTGCTCGACTTCGGTGCGGTCAACCGCCTGCCGGACGGCCTGCCGCCGGCGATGGGCGAGCTCATCACCGCTGCGGTGCGCGGTGACGCCGACGGACTGCTGGAGGGCCTGCGTGACGAAGGCTTCGTCAAGCCCTCGATCGACGTGGACGCCGACGACGTCCTCGACTACCTCGGCATCTTCCTGAAACCGTTGCGCAGCAACGACTTCCACTTCGACCGCGACTGGCTGCGCGGCATCTTCAACTACCTCAACGACCCGCGCAACGCCACCTTCACGGTCGGCCTGCGACTCAACCTGCCGCCGAGCTACGTGCTGATCCACCGGGCGTGGCTGGGCGGCATCGCGGTGCTCTGCCAGATCGGCGGCACCGTGCCGGCACGGGAGATATTCGACGCCAACGTCCCGGGGTCGGACCTGCCGGCGCTCTGA
- a CDS encoding WhiB family transcriptional regulator gives MLPSTTTKNAAPAHQAGAEQEGPRTRGRHDKEVPPMMLTDLIDATELAAQCGERLPCRVNDPELWFAERPADLEFAKSLCGDCPLREACLSGALQREEPWGVWGGELFEQGVVIPRKRPRGRPRKQTVAA, from the coding sequence ATGTTGCCGAGCACGACCACGAAGAACGCAGCACCCGCCCACCAGGCAGGTGCCGAGCAGGAAGGACCCCGCACCCGGGGTCGTCACGACAAGGAGGTGCCACCGATGATGCTCACCGATCTGATAGACGCCACCGAGTTGGCCGCGCAGTGCGGCGAGCGGCTGCCCTGCCGGGTCAATGACCCGGAGCTGTGGTTTGCCGAGCGCCCGGCCGACCTGGAGTTCGCCAAGTCGCTGTGCGGCGACTGCCCGCTGCGGGAGGCCTGCCTGAGTGGTGCCCTCCAGCGTGAGGAGCCCTGGGGAGTCTGGGGCGGCGAGCTCTTCGAGCAGGGCGTCGTGATCCCTCGCAAGCGGCCGCGTGGCCGTCCGCGCAAGCAGACCGTGGCCGCGTGA